TGTTGTTGAGCACCATTGTTACTATCTTGTGTAAAATATACTTACTCtctgcaaatgctttcatctttGGCTATGACAAATTTTGCACACTCCATTTTGTTACACTTATTCAATTGAGAATCCATAtttaaaaaattacaaaatattaGTAATTTGTAGGGAAGACAAGAATTGTGGGATGAAATTTGTTTTAGATTATCAAAAATTTAAGAAATGAGAAGAGTTGAGAAGGTGTAGTTGGAATGAAGTTGGAATTCGGTATTTATAGGAGGGTGAATTTATGGTTGTTGGATAAGATATACTGAGCGGTGTAGTCTGCACTAGGCGGTCGAGTCATTATCGTCAGCTGCCTAAACTAGACCGCTCGGTGTAGCGTCAATCGAGATGTCTATACTACACCACTCGGTAGAAACTAGACCTCGACTAGCTAAGCGACAAAATTCGTACTTAGCCACATCTGTTTGCCAATTGACATGTTCATAGTGGGTGCAAAATGGCAATCTCATGCTTTTGCCATGCCCGTAGGAGTCGGCCATATAAATCTCTGTGATTCAGATCTAGATCAGATTACCTGATTCACCTGCATCTgactcaaaaatgtttattgttaAGTGCAAAGGCAGAGCATGGATTCCGAAgtttattttgtatatttttatcaaaaaatattgCTTTTCTTTGTAGTTATCGTCTGCCACAACAGTAGATGTGTTGGGATAAAATAGTCCCATGCATATTGCCTAAAACATCTAACCTCTAGATGCATGTAATACGACCATTCTACTCATTgtgaattgattttgagttggatgcccataatctaaaaaaaatgatctTTACCCATTTTATATTCTCATCCTGACTTTTATTCCACTAGATTAACGGAAGAATTTGCATGAGTGTTTTTGGGATTCCTCCTGGTCTTTCACAACCTCTTTTATATGATGGCATTGGCTCATTGGTAGCAAGATTCATACATGCATATTAAATTCGACAAATGTACAATGTAAGAATCGTATTTTATAACATTTTTCGTCATCAATAATTTTACATAGGAATGAAAACAACGAGCTGACTTCAATTTAAGCTCCAATTCGAGTAGCTTAAACAGTTTGGTGCATTTGTTGGTCGGTGTTTACTCCTTGATCATCTGGGAAAATGTTCTGGGCCTGACACGCAAGATCTTGAAAGTTCGTTCCATGCAGCAATGGATGGGGACTCATGGTATGTCCGTGCGTGGGCATTGCAGGCCCAGAGGTCCCGTTCATTTGACCTATACACATGAAACATGCATATTAGACCAAAATTGAGCGATTAATTTggattataataacaattagGCTAGTGATATGTATATTTAAGTTGCGAGAGTTTAAACCTGTTGATGCCGCAGCTTTTCTCTTTTGATGATCGACAGCTAAAAATCCAACAATAGCCCAGAAAATCACAAAAATTGGAATTCCAGTTCCAAGTGCAATTGGTAGCGTCTTACTTTTACGACTTCTCACTGGCGTAGGACTAAAACTAGTTGTTGTCAATCCATTATTACCGGTCGATGTTCCCCCATTTGTTCCAGGTGAAGTTCCTGACCCTGTATCGACTGGGCAAACAGGTGCATCAGAGTAGCACAAGGTTGTCCCAAGTCCTGTCAACCTaattaaaacagaaaaaaaacaaTTGAGGAATGAAACTTGGCTTTTTACAGGAATATCTTAAACATTTTTTCTTAGAGTCAATTCAGTGCCAATTACGTCAACTTTAACgttttattttttgatctttcCGAAAGTGAAGTAGGTACTGTCCCAGTGAAAAGAACATTCGCCAAATTCCTGCAGTGAATAAAAGGAAAAGCATAATTCACAGCCATCATCCTATGGTCATTTGCACGATAACAACATGGTAAAAAATGGAAACTTACAGCACTTTCAATTTAGGGAAGtcagcaagaaaatcaggaaactCTAGTACCAAAAAGTCATTGCTCAAGTCTCTGCAAAAAATTTATTAACCGTTAGCGGAAGAGTTTAATTAAGAGGACATAATTAGCATTTACTTATTTTTCACTtggaagatttctgatttctcaCATGGTTTCAAGTGCATCCATGGCACTAAAATCTGGGAGATTTACTCCAACTACCGAGTCATAATTCCCAAGATTTCTGTAAAAATTAATTCACATTAAAGATCAATAAGAGTGACACAACACAAACGAGAATTGACATAGAGAAGGTATAAGTAAAGATAGTAACATACAGAGCTGTTACTCGAGGGGTATTATCGGAGCTACATTCAACCCATGGAAATGGTGTAGGAAGACAAGGATCACGCGGTGATAATACCCCAAGCAATGGAAATGTATTAAATAACAACGCTATTGCCTCCACTGATAtataatcattcaaacaattacacacggtaaataaattaattaaaagagatgtgatgcaattggaaagaagagttacacaaaattggttaaaaagaccaaaatcaacaattcctgggtgaaatggacaattagattttgatactgtttaaatggacaaaaatgtaaaaataggcaggatgtaaccggtttcatcgtgcccattttcaaatattttttcttatttttaatttatacaggatgtatccagcttcatccttgctattttttaaatttaagctaagatgaaactgattttggccatttcacccaaactattttttactcgtccatttgaaccgtgttttaaaaatatttggacaaatgacccattttataCCGGCAAGGACAATAAAGATGACAAACACAATACTGATAAGAAACGAAAAGGATTTTCATTAGCACCCTTCATGATACTATAAACCAAGGTGTAACCGCAAATATGTTATGAACAATGAAAGAAATGACTTCTAATATAAACCATCATTTTAATATTTGTCTTGTTTGAGCATGTCCAAGTTGGAGGAATGGGTTCAGAGTACTTCCTGGTGAAGGTGATACCTCGACTGATCAACGTTGATAAGTCAAATACTGGCGGCGTTCAAATGATCCAATCATTTCATTATTATTCAATAATTTACGGATGGATTCCAAGTTAGCTTTGACTAATTAACCTTGTAATGTCTGCGTCCAATTCCTAGTATCGAGCAATAATCGTCCTGGAAAAATTGACAACGAATACTTATATATTCGATATAATCTGTTAAGAAATTCTAACATTAAGTTTTCATCGTTTATGGTCAGCTTGATGAATATTTGGGTGATATGTAAACTAAGTCAACGCCTATATCTGTTTCTAGCTACTTGCTCAGTTACCTTTAAATATGAGGTTcgaatttttatatccaaaaaagaATTTGATTTAGTTAAGTTTACAATCTCACGCACGTAATATACTGAATGAGGTAACAAAAAATTAACACATGGAAGTTTTCTCATTCGGAGTAATCCATAATAGATAAATCAAATTGTCACAACATCTGCTGGTTTGCCCGAGTGGTTAAGGGGGAAGACTTAAGATCTTCTGCACATAAGTGCGCATGGGTTCGAACCCCATAGCCAGCATTTTATATTGTCCTGAGTTTTTCCATCACATTAATTTAATTCGTTTATTTTGTCCATGCTTTGCATTTTATTGTCCTGACTCCTGATTTTTTCATCACATGAATTCATTATAGGAGGATTAGTTGGTTCGAATGTGAAACTATGAACATGATTAATTCTTGTTGCCGCTCGAAAAATTCTTACCATCCTTTTGTCTCCATAGTAAAATAGTACATTAATTTCAGCGAATGCACAACTTTACATTCAGATGTTACTAACTATTATCCTCACTAATAAGCTTCACAAATATATAAGCACTCAATCCGATCCTTAAAAATATTCAATAATTATAAATAAAAGATTCAGAACAACTTGTTGACTTCAATTTAAGCTGGAACTGCCAGGCGCGTTTTCTGGTCAATCTTTATTCCCAGGTGATCATCAGGCATAATGGTTGGCGCCGCAGTCCGAGGGTCTTGGTAGTTCACTTCAGGAAGTAATGGACTCGGACTCATGGTATTTGTGTTCGTGGGCACTCCCAGCCCCGGGGTCTCATTCATTTGTCCTGCGCACATAAATCAAGCATATTAGACCTAAATCGAATTACCACTTGGGTTTAACTAACATTACATAAGACTAAAGTTATGAGTGTTTATAaacctcctgctgctgctgcagcctTTCTGTTTCGACGGTTGGCAATGCGAAATAGAACGATACCCAAGAAAATCACAAAAATTATAATTACGACCAAAATTGGCACCGTCCCTTTCTTTTTACGACGACTCCTTCTCGATGGCGTCCCATCAAAACTAGTGGTTAACGTTCCCCATCTGTTCCTATTCCTGCCTCGATCTCTGTTCCCGGAGGGCATACGTCTTCATCAGAATAACACATTTTTGTCAACTTTGGCGATagcctaaaataataataaaaaatacaaaTCAAATTCAATGACTTTACATGAACTCAACTCAATGACTGTTATCAGAGTATCTCAAATGGAGACTCCTCCATTTGGAAATTCACTTACGTCAATTTTAGAGTTTTATTGTCCGACCTTTTCTTTAATGAAGTAGGTACTGTTCCAGTCCAAGGAACACGTTCCAAATTCCTACAAGGTAAATATCAAGAAAATCAATTACGCTGCTCAATAGTCCGTTACTGAGTTTGGATGGTTGGACCATGAGTCAACCGATAAAAGAAGTCAAGCCGTTAGCGCTTAAACTTACAACGCTTTCAGTTAGGGAAAGTTGGCAAGAAAATCTGGAAATTCCACCCCGTAGAGCAAAATGTTGCTCAAGTCTCTGCCAAAATTTATCAGTCatcacaagaaaataaaaaaaaatcaatcaaaaagatTAATTTTCTCGTTTGTGTTTTTTACTGAAAAAAATTCAGAAGAATTAGTTCCTCACATTTTTTCAAGTGCATCCATGGCACTAAAGTCAGGCAGCACTGATCCAGACGACTTACTAGCTAGATTTCTGTAAAATAGTTCAAATTTAAGATCATTTCCACGTTGACTAGGTCAATATATAAGAAAGACTATATCCGACGGCGAGGGGCATAGAAAAGATTTTGTCGTACATTTCTGTTATTCGAGGGGTATCATCGGTGTTACACTTAACCCATGAATACGGCACAGGAAGACATGGATCACCGAGTGACACTGCCCGGAGAAAAAAAGCAAAAGCACCTACTAACAACTGTATCGCCAGCACTGGTAGATCATCATTCAAAAAGTTTTAGAATAGGAATCAAATTAAGAGATGTACTCATTCACCTGAAATAGTTAACAAGAGTAACACGTTAAGTATCCATGAAAGATGAGTATACTGCTTTGAGAGATAACGACACATGGGATTATGTGGCACCTGAGCCACACATGAACGTTTTAGGTTCTAAATGGGTCTATAAGGTCAAACAGAAAGTTGATGGTACTATCGACAGACTGAAGTCTAGATTAGTTGCAAAGGGTTATGATCAACAAGATGGAATATATTTTAATGAAACCTTTAGCCCTGTTGTTAAATGTACCACTGTTAGAGTTGTGTTATGCATGGCAATTACATACAATTGGCAGATTAGACAATTAGATGTTAGTAATGCTTTCCTTCATGGATTCTTAGATAAAGATATTTACATGTCACAGCCTCAGGGGTTTATAAATCCATATTATCCTTCAAATTATGTGTGTAAATTGGAAAGGAGTTTGTATGGGTTAaggcaagcaccaagagcttggtttcATAGTTTAGCACATTCTTAATTTCTTATGGTTTCAAGAAATCAGTCTCAGATAATTCTATGTTTGTGTGTACTTCTAAAGATGGTATGTTGGTGTTActtttatatgtggatgatattttaCTCACAGGAAGCTCTTCCATTTTGATGAATGATCTGATTATCTCTTTAAGGAaagagtttgctatgaaagaatTGGAAGAGTTAGGATATTTTCTTGGGTTAGAAGCTGTTAGAAATCCTACCTCAATAACTCTCACTCAAAATAAGTATACTTTAGAGTTATTAGACAAGGCAAAGTTGTTGGATTCTAAGCCCTGTGATACTCCAGTTGTTAAGGGAGCAAGGTTGTCTATTCATGATGGAGTTAAACTTGATAATGTAACTGACTATAGAGCAATAGTGGGTGGATTACAATATCTAACTATGAAAAGGCCTGACATATGTTTTGTTGTTAATTATGTGTCACAATTTATGCATTTTCCATCAGATTTACATCTTCAGCTAGTCAAAAGAATTCTGAGGTATTTGAAAGGCACTATAGGTCTGGGAATTACTTTAACTAAAGGTAGTCTGTGTGCTTTGAAGGCTTTTACAGACTCTGACTGGGATGGTTGTCCAGATACTAGAAGATCCACCTCAGGTTTTGCTGTGTTTTTGGGTCCTAATCTTGTGTCATGGTCTTCTAAGAAGCAGCCCACAATATCAAAGTCATCTGCAGAAGCTGAATATAAGTGTTTATCTGTTGCTTCTGCTGAATTAAAATGGATTTCATATATTCTTGCTGATCTACATGTTAAACTTGATTCTCCAGCTTTACTTCTCTGTGAAAATATTAGTGCTTTGGCTACTAATCCTGTTTTTCAAGCCAGGACAAAACATATAGAGATTCAATATCATACAGTAAGGGAGTTGGTGGATGAAGGCTTCTTGGAGTTGCATCATATTACTTCTGAAAATCAAATTGCATACTTATTCATTAAGGGTTTATGATATCCAACATTCTTCAGATTACTTAGTCAGCTGTTAGATGTTTCTTCTATTGCCTCATCATCAAATTCTTCAGTTCGTCTTTCTCCAGTTGAAGAATAGTTTTCCTTTTCAGTAGATGTTactttgtgtttcaatttgtTACTTTGGCTGCCAGTATAAGATTGAAGGGGTTGTATTAGATATCATACTTGTGTGAATTGTTTGTGTGTCACAAGTATTTGTGTTTATGTGTAAGGAGTGTGTGAGGTCAACTATTGACAACTATTGACTTGACTATTCTTACAGATTAATGACTGTATGATTAGTATTAAAGGCTTTGTAATAACCTTGTGAAGGTTATCTCTTTTATCAATAAGAAACTAAAGTTCTTTcaaagagactagaaatcaagctatACCATCAGTTGAATTCTTTTTTCCTGTTCGTGTTGGAtttcttttatcaatatgtgCAGATACTGATAATAAACGAACAAAATTCACATTAGTAGTCTTCATAATTTTGTTTGATTGGAAAAGGTATCCATATAAAAAAGGCACACAAGCCGTTCCCAGGCGTGCACAACCGGAAGAGATAATTACTTGATCATTAGAGATGTAAAACAGCCAGGGAGAATACATACGATATGAACAAAAAAAGATATGACCAGTACTTGATCAGTATGAAGTGATATATTTATAACCTTGATTAAGCTTCATTCTGCTTAAATTTTTGGCCCTACTAAATTTAAGATTAGCTTTGAATTAGTCTTAACTGGAGAATTATTTAAAATTGGCCGGTGAATGTCCCTGTTGTTAAATGAGTATTTATGTGCTGGTGAATGTCCATGGTTTGAAATTCACATGTACCTGAAGGTAATCTCTTGGCTCAAATTAAGTCAAGTACCGACATACGTTTGCATGATCTGGTTGTTTCAATATTTAAACATTTATTGATGAATTCCTGAGTTGGGTCGATTAAGATTGTACATAGTATATAATATTTCTGATCTCAATTCCTTATGTCGAGCAATCATTGACCAGTTTAAATCCACAACGCATTAACGACGGAATGGATGATTATTCGTATTCGATCTTATCTGTTAAGTTGGCATTGTTATTAAGAACAAAAGGTACAAATATTGTTGACAAATTTCCGGGTGGCACTGATACAAAATAAATTTCACCAaaacttaagaattgaatattcAACAATGACGAGATATATTCAAAACAACAAGTTGGCACCAATTTAAGTTCTCATTCAATTAGCTTAAACAGTCTGGTGCATTTGTTGGTCATTTTTTACTCCCTGATCATCGGGTATAACATTTTTCGCGGCAATCCCAAAGTCTTTATAGTTCACTCCAGGTAGCAGTGGACTAGGGCTCATAGTATTTCCATACATGGGTATTGCAGGCCCTGAGTTCCCATATATTTGCCCTATAAACACAAATCATACATATTAGACCGAAATTTAGCCaccttagaaaaagaaaatttgataaaAGCTGTAAAAAAATTTAACCTGCCATTGCAGCAGCCTTTCTCTTTTGATGTCTGATAGCAAGAAATCCAACAACAGCCCAGAAAATcagaaaaattggaattaaaatTCCGAGCACAATTGGTGTCGTTTTCTTTTTTCCACTTCTCattggtgatgtttcctcatcAGTTCCTGATGAAGTTTCTGTTTCCTCATCCGTTCCTGGTGAAGGTTTCCTCCCAGCTGCGGTTGGGCATACGTCTTGATCGGAATAACACAACTCAGTCATTGACTCTCCTGTCAACCTAAATCAGATTTATATTTTTTCATCAGAAATTATTTCAAagatatatatttaacgtgaataattaacaatatcaattttcaatgaCGTGAATACTTTTTGATGCCGATTTTCACTTACGTCAACTTCAACTTTTTTTCGTTCGATTTTTTCCTTAATGAAGTAGGCACTGTTCCAGTGAGATAGTTATTCGCCAAATTCCTACAaggaaatacaaagaaaaaagttgATTCATGCATAAATACTTAAAATACGGCACTTTCTGCAGTTAAACAATTGATTTATATGGTAAAACTTACAGCACTTTCAGTTTAGGGAAGTCCGCAAGAAAATCTGGAAATTCATGGCCCAAAAAGTTATCGCTCAAGTCTCTGCAAAAAATTGTTAACCATTACAAAAAAGAGATTAATTACAACTATCTAATGGAGTACTATAAAAATCACAACTATTTCAAAAGCAAAAGAGATTAATGATTaattaaatatataaatattaattTCTCACATGATTTCAAGTGCATCCATGACACTAAAATCTGGGAGATCTGCATTAGACATTGCTCCAGAAAATCCAAGATTTCTGTCAATGAGTTCACATTAAAGATCAAAAATATTTATCGTGACTGGGCTTATACAAATTCACTAGACAAACAAGAAATGACAAAAAAACGGGTACAAGTGAAGATTTTGCCATACAATGCTGTTATTCGAGGAGTGACATCGGAGGTACAGTTAGTCCATGAATACTTTGTAATGGGAAGACATGGATCATCAGATTCATTTTCATCATCCGTTGCTAAATACTCAAGCATAGGATAAGCATCTAGTAGAACCTGTATCCCCTTCACTGAAAAATAATCATTTCAACAATTTAAAGAGGACAGGAAACAAATTAAAAGACAATGTGGACTAATTCACCTAAGATGGTGAAAAAGAGAGTAACACATGAGACTAGAAAAGCTATACCATCTTTTGAATTTGTGTGGCCTGTTACTGTTGAATTTGTCTCGTCTGTTAATGCTGATACCGCCAgaaacaatagagatgaaaaagaCAACACTGATATGAAATGAACAAAATTCATCTTCATGATGCTGCCAATCAAGTTATAGCTGAGAGTATGTAACGAACAAAGAAAGAAATGACAATAGCACTTGATCATTTATCCACTTCACATGTTTATAGCCTTAATCTAGCTTCATAATCTGGTTAAGTCATTTTGACCAAACTAATTTAAGTTTTAAGTTTCTATTTATCTTTTGATTATTATCAACTTGATTGGAGAATATTCCTTAAATTAGTATGTCCAAGAGTCCAAGTTGCGTGCGTTTAGAACTTCAAAAACTATAATTCCATGTGATTATGTTCTCAATTCCATATGGGGAGGTGGAGAAGTAATCGACCTGTTTAAATTCACAAAGCGTTGACAACCGAACGGGTTGTTATCTATATTCGATCTCAACTGttatattttcattgtttttgttCAACTCGAGGAGTTGCTATAATTTTGGACCAAATGTATCAGCTGGTTTGCCCGAGTGGTTAAGGGTGAAGACTTAAGATCTTCTGCACATAATTGCGCATGGGTCCGAACCCCATAGCCagcatttcttttttctttttgatccaTCAAATTCATTTTCATTCGTCTCACGTTATACCTTTTTTACATGGCATTTTAGGGGCGATCTAATGAAAATTAAGGGCAACTTTTTTATACACATCCAGTGAAGATGGCTACGGTATGTCTTAAAAAATGGAAATTGCCTATGTTGTTTTTTACCTTTATAGTAAATATAAATTTGTATCCTTTATTTTTATAATCATAACATTCTTCTTCACCTTTTTTATTTACCGATTGAAACCTTTTTTCATcgttttatttttgattgaagtCAAATATCTTAGAtcaaattttttttaggattaattgcttaa
This portion of the Papaver somniferum cultivar HN1 chromosome 11, ASM357369v1, whole genome shotgun sequence genome encodes:
- the LOC113322319 gene encoding uncharacterized protein LOC113322319 — encoded protein: MKDEYTALRDNDTWDYVAPEPHMNVLGSKWVYKVKQKVDGTIDRLKSRLVAKGYDQQDGIYFNETFSPVVKCTTVRVVLCMAITYNWQIRQLDVSNAFLHGFLDKDIYMSQPQGFINPYYPSNYKSVSDNSMFVCTSKDGMLVLLLYVDDILLTGSSSILMNDLIISLRKEFAMKELEELGYFLGLEAVRNPTSITLTQNKYTLELLDKAKLLDSKPCDTPVVKGARLSIHDGVKLDNVTDYRAIVGGLQYLTMKRPDICFVVNYVSQFMHFPSDLHLQLVKRILRYLKGTIGLGITLTKGSLCALKAFTDSDWDGCPDTRRSTSGFAVFLGPNLVSWSSKKQPTISKSSAEAEYKCLSVASAELKWISYILADLHVKLDSPALLLCENISALATNPVFQARTKHIEIQYHTVRELVDEGFLELHHITSENQIAYLFIKGL
- the LOC113321142 gene encoding LRR receptor-like serine/threonine-protein kinase IOS1 isoform X2, with amino-acid sequence MVLLDAYPMLEYLATDDENESDDPCLPITKYSWTNCTSDVTPRITALNLGFSGAMSNADLPDFSVMDALEIIDLSDNFLGHEFPDFLADFPKLKVLNLANNYLTGTVPTSLRKKSNEKKLKLTLTGESMTELCYSDQDVCPTAAGRKPSPGTDEETETSSGTDEETSPMRSGKKKTTPIVLGILIPIFLIFWAVVGFLAIRHQKRKAAAMAGQIYGNSGPAIPMYGNTMSPSPLLPGVNYKDFGIAAKNVIPDDQGVKNDQQMHQTV
- the LOC113321142 gene encoding LRR receptor-like serine/threonine-protein kinase IOS1 isoform X1, with translation MIKCYCHFFLCSLHTLSYNLIGSIMKMNFVHFISVLSFSSLLFLAVSALTDETNSTVTGHTNSKDVKGIQVLLDAYPMLEYLATDDENESDDPCLPITKYSWTNCTSDVTPRITALNLGFSGAMSNADLPDFSVMDALEIIDLSDNFLGHEFPDFLADFPKLKVLNLANNYLTGTVPTSLRKKSNEKKLKLTLTGESMTELCYSDQDVCPTAAGRKPSPGTDEETETSSGTDEETSPMRSGKKKTTPIVLGILIPIFLIFWAVVGFLAIRHQKRKAAAMAGQIYGNSGPAIPMYGNTMSPSPLLPGVNYKDFGIAAKNVIPDDQGVKNDQQMHQTV